In Flavobacteriales bacterium, one genomic interval encodes:
- a CDS encoding alpha/beta fold hydrolase: MGPEGATPVVILHGLFGSSDNWGSIGKELGTPSDASVTALDVLLVDLRDHGRSEHGTETSYPLMAADVHALVTGLGLKELVLVGHSMGGKTAMEFAQRWPELLKRLIVVDISPKEHANTQQYIVDALLNADISKGRTRKEVEEYMISKVPEPGVVSFLMKNLYWKSEGELAWRMNIDLLAKKMDHILAGIGSKMVKVPTLFIRGGQSDYILREDIPAIKEQFPNSRIETISYAGHWVHAQAPDEVVEMIRSNSNS; this comes from the coding sequence ATGGGTCCCGAAGGCGCGACACCCGTGGTGATCCTGCACGGACTTTTCGGAAGCTCCGATAATTGGGGAAGCATTGGCAAGGAACTGGGCACACCATCTGATGCTTCGGTAACGGCCTTGGATGTGTTGCTCGTTGACCTGCGTGATCATGGTCGATCGGAACATGGAACGGAAACTTCCTACCCGCTCATGGCTGCGGATGTGCATGCACTTGTCACTGGTCTTGGGTTGAAGGAACTCGTTCTCGTGGGCCATAGCATGGGTGGGAAAACAGCCATGGAATTCGCGCAGCGATGGCCGGAATTGTTGAAGCGCTTGATCGTGGTGGACATCAGTCCGAAGGAACATGCGAATACGCAACAGTACATAGTTGATGCCCTGTTGAACGCTGATATTTCAAAAGGGCGTACGCGTAAGGAGGTGGAGGAATATATGATCAGTAAGGTCCCGGAACCCGGCGTGGTGTCTTTTCTGATGAAGAATTTGTACTGGAAGAGCGAAGGTGAATTGGCGTGGCGAATGAATATCGATCTACTCGCGAAAAAGATGGATCACATCCTCGCGGGGATCGGTTCGAAGATGGTCAAGGTCCCAACACTGTTCATCCGTGGCGGGCAAAGCGATTACATCCTCCGTGAAGATATTCCGGCAATAAAAGAGCAGTTCCCGAACAGCAGGATCGAGACGATCTCATACGCCGGGCATTGGGTGCATGCGCAGGCGCCGGATGAGGTGGTTGAGATGATACGTTCAAATTCTAATTCCTGA
- a CDS encoding T9SS type A sorting domain-containing protein, which produces MRFLFSLTILTVVTSGYAQTPIDQARNLPVGTSATVSGIVTNGSEFGSIRYVQDATGGLALFPGTGSTGGFSPTVGTDITVTGTVKDYYGLLELDPISAFTINSTGNASPTAQVINPSQIGESYEGELVRVNNCTFANAGGTFSSGSGSFSSNGQSGIIYLRTGHPLIGTTIPLGAIDLVAIVSQYTTSTPASDGYQLLPRTSADLIASNTITITSPITQANIVPDGFTLFWTTNLAGTSNVAYGTTPALGSVTSGSGTTTDHSLALTGLQPASFYYARCFSVLSTDTAWSTTTYYSTASTNPGSVAAYFTHSVDNSVATISPAISLGNLIDDTVRAYIDRAQQTLEYAVYNTTTTGITTSLNNAYDRGVQIRIIAEASNSNSALNNLNVAIPILFRQNSQGSGMHNKFMVIDADDLNNAFTVTGSTNYTNSSFYTDANNLIIIEDQALARCYRMEFNEMWGGSGTQPDLANSKFGADKTNNTPHLFNVGGTLIESSFSPSDGTTARIDAALRTTDATVEFALFAFTMNSLISTLTTVDALPERTVRGVMETDDMDMGTYQDLLDGGIDVRPDGDPDSYLHHKYAIVDRGTVAAADPLVITGSHNWSYNAETLNDENTLIIHNDEIADHFYQEWVARWTLAVGVNEASRSTMEFNAWPNPTHDQFNIQFEALQGGLVHTNVLDATGRVVINSNVVAAPGSNRITMDVHGLAPGTYVIQIEENGSRGHKVFVKE; this is translated from the coding sequence ATGCGTTTCTTGTTTTCACTAACGATCCTCACTGTTGTAACGTCCGGTTACGCGCAGACACCCATTGACCAAGCTCGGAACCTACCGGTCGGCACCTCGGCTACCGTTAGCGGTATTGTGACCAATGGTTCGGAGTTCGGTTCGATCCGTTACGTGCAGGATGCGACAGGAGGTCTGGCACTTTTTCCGGGCACAGGTTCCACAGGGGGATTCAGTCCGACGGTTGGAACAGACATTACCGTAACCGGAACCGTGAAGGATTATTACGGCTTGTTGGAGTTGGATCCCATCAGTGCGTTCACGATCAACAGTACAGGCAATGCGTCTCCTACAGCACAAGTGATCAACCCTTCGCAAATTGGCGAATCATACGAGGGTGAATTGGTCCGCGTGAACAATTGCACATTCGCCAATGCAGGTGGCACCTTCTCAAGCGGATCTGGATCGTTCAGCAGCAACGGTCAATCCGGCATCATCTATTTACGCACGGGGCATCCATTGATCGGCACGACGATCCCGCTTGGCGCGATCGACCTTGTTGCGATCGTATCGCAATACACAACGTCAACACCTGCATCGGATGGCTACCAGCTCCTACCTCGGACCAGCGCCGATCTGATCGCGAGCAACACGATCACGATCACAAGTCCGATCACGCAAGCGAATATCGTTCCCGACGGCTTCACCCTTTTCTGGACAACGAATTTAGCAGGCACTTCGAACGTTGCGTACGGAACAACACCTGCACTTGGGTCCGTCACATCGGGTTCAGGAACCACTACGGATCATTCCTTGGCATTGACCGGTTTACAACCTGCTTCCTTCTACTATGCCCGTTGTTTCTCGGTATTGAGCACGGATACGGCATGGTCAACCACTACCTACTATTCCACTGCCTCCACCAACCCCGGATCGGTCGCTGCATATTTCACCCATTCCGTGGATAATAGTGTAGCAACCATCTCTCCAGCGATCAGTCTCGGGAATTTGATCGATGACACGGTGCGTGCTTACATCGATCGCGCACAACAGACCTTGGAATATGCGGTGTACAATACTACCACCACAGGGATCACCACCTCGCTGAACAATGCGTATGACCGTGGCGTACAGATCCGCATCATTGCAGAAGCGAGCAACAGCAACTCTGCGTTGAACAATTTGAATGTTGCCATTCCCATTCTGTTCAGACAGAATTCACAAGGGAGCGGCATGCACAACAAGTTCATGGTGATCGATGCGGATGACCTGAACAACGCCTTCACAGTGACCGGCAGTACGAACTATACCAACAGCAGTTTTTACACCGATGCGAACAACCTGATCATCATCGAGGACCAAGCGTTGGCGCGTTGCTATCGGATGGAGTTCAATGAAATGTGGGGTGGATCCGGAACACAACCCGATCTCGCGAACAGCAAATTCGGTGCGGATAAGACCAACAACACGCCACACTTATTCAATGTCGGTGGCACACTGATCGAAAGCAGTTTCTCTCCTTCGGACGGCACTACGGCACGGATCGACGCTGCACTTCGGACTACGGACGCTACTGTCGAATTCGCGTTGTTCGCGTTCACGATGAACTCCCTCATAAGTACATTGACAACTGTTGATGCCCTACCCGAAAGGACCGTGCGCGGGGTCATGGAAACGGATGATATGGACATGGGCACGTACCAGGATCTATTGGATGGCGGCATTGATGTTCGACCGGACGGAGACCCGGACAGTTACCTGCACCATAAGTATGCGATCGTGGACAGAGGGACCGTAGCGGCAGCCGATCCGCTGGTGATAACAGGTTCGCACAACTGGAGCTACAATGCAGAAACGTTGAACGACGAGAATACCTTGATCATCCACAACGACGAGATCGCAGATCACTTTTATCAGGAATGGGTTGCACGTTGGACACTTGCTGTTGGCGTAAACGAAGCATCAAGAAGCACGATGGAATTCAACGCGTGGCCGAATCCAACGCATGATCAGTTCAACATTCAGTTCGAAGCGTTGCAAGGAGGGTTGGTACACACGAACGTACTGGATGCCACGGGTCGCGTGGTCATCAACTCGAATGTAGTTGCAGCGCCAGGTTCGAACAGGATCACGATGGATGTCCATGGACTGGCTCCGGGCACCTACGTTATTCAGATCGAAGAAAATGGTAGCCGTGGGCACAAGGTCTTCGTGAAAGAGTAG
- a CDS encoding endonuclease/exonuclease/phosphatase family protein, translating into MRTSLVLIATLFFGATQAQEEKMAYIPALLGFYNVENLYDTLDAPDVDDAEFLPESSKFWGTERYFRKINKMAGVIADMGKDVQPNGLALIGLCEVENKNVLNDLVAADALKARGMKIVHEDCWYRRGVDVALLYDPAQYTVFSHKAYRLYTADTTFKTRDQLLVSGILDGDTTHVIVNHWPSRRGGEKRSQPLREAAADLGRHIVDSLLRINPNAHILYMGDLNDDPVNPSVQKHMRATGDKKLVTGVNFFNPMHALYQKGIGSLAWRDSWNLFDQILISPGMFTGAGGAYKYYGTRVFNEAYLRQKDGSYAGYPSRTFVGDTYQDGYSDHFPVFLILVKEAK; encoded by the coding sequence ATGCGCACCTCACTCGTTCTTATCGCCACGTTATTCTTTGGTGCTACTCAAGCACAAGAAGAGAAAATGGCCTATATCCCTGCATTGTTGGGCTTTTACAACGTTGAAAACTTGTATGATACGTTGGATGCTCCCGATGTGGACGATGCCGAGTTCCTCCCTGAAAGTAGCAAGTTCTGGGGCACCGAACGGTATTTCAGGAAGATCAATAAGATGGCTGGTGTTATCGCTGATATGGGTAAGGATGTGCAACCCAACGGCCTTGCGTTGATCGGTCTGTGTGAGGTGGAGAATAAGAATGTGCTCAATGACCTTGTAGCCGCAGATGCTTTGAAAGCGCGCGGCATGAAGATCGTTCACGAGGATTGTTGGTACCGCCGTGGTGTTGATGTGGCATTGCTTTATGACCCCGCACAATACACTGTGTTCAGCCACAAGGCCTACCGGTTGTATACTGCTGATACCACGTTCAAAACACGTGATCAATTGTTGGTGAGCGGCATTCTGGATGGTGATACAACACACGTGATCGTGAACCACTGGCCGAGCCGCAGAGGAGGTGAGAAAAGATCACAACCGTTGCGTGAAGCAGCTGCGGATCTTGGGCGCCACATCGTGGATTCCTTGCTTAGGATCAACCCCAATGCACATATCCTATACATGGGCGACCTCAACGATGATCCCGTGAACCCGAGCGTGCAAAAACACATGCGTGCAACAGGTGATAAAAAGCTTGTGACCGGAGTTAACTTCTTCAACCCGATGCATGCGTTGTACCAAAAAGGAATCGGCTCTTTGGCGTGGCGCGATTCATGGAACTTGTTCGATCAGATCCTGATCTCTCCCGGTATGTTCACCGGTGCAGGGGGGGCCTACAAGTACTACGGCACGCGTGTGTTCAATGAAGCTTATCTCCGACAAAAGGACGGCAGTTACGCCGGCTACCCGTCGCGCACATTCGTTGGCGATACCTATCAGGATGGGTACAGTGACCACTTCCCGGTATTCTTGATCCTGGTGAAGGAGGCGAAGTAG
- a CDS encoding T9SS type A sorting domain-containing protein: MKHITLFAMAALFGGAMNAQVFTSGVEAWTDSLPDDFVGSKTNIALSDIGQVDANPHSGTYAVRLENTTTSHKRFTTQTVTVVEGETYDITFWVRGEGDIRVGLYDGRPGTSSGYSPYNPQNYVAISGNTWQELTLSVVAGNDTTGAEFIFSVRSTVAPEHLVIDDVNIETGAAQGDTPIYDIQFTTAPDGASPMENQSVSTSGIVTAIFPAGGANPGYFLQDGPGPWNGVFVYDNTNIPSLGDEISLTATVTEYFTLTELTGVVGYTVESTGNPLPAASFTSTFGAGSEQYEGVLVTANNANCTDPSAANGQWIIDNGTGPLFVSPLIYDYPNPAQGTLYDVTGPIFYAFSEWKVLPRDINDVVFATSIGEFAGSTVTVFPNPADNALTMDLGSVNGRTEYTVSDATGRIVLTDMVNTQRSTVDVSVLSNGIYVVTLRNADAIWSTRVQVQH, encoded by the coding sequence ATGAAACACATTACACTTTTTGCAATGGCCGCCTTGTTCGGAGGAGCCATGAACGCACAGGTCTTTACCAGTGGAGTAGAGGCTTGGACAGACTCACTACCCGATGACTTCGTTGGTTCTAAGACCAATATTGCATTGAGCGACATCGGACAGGTAGATGCCAACCCGCATAGTGGCACGTATGCCGTGCGCTTGGAGAACACCACTACTTCACACAAGCGCTTCACTACACAGACAGTGACCGTTGTTGAAGGAGAAACCTATGACATTACCTTTTGGGTACGTGGCGAAGGTGATATCCGCGTAGGTCTTTATGATGGCCGTCCGGGAACGAGCTCTGGCTACTCCCCTTACAACCCACAGAATTACGTAGCCATAAGCGGTAACACATGGCAGGAGCTGACGCTATCTGTTGTTGCCGGGAACGATACAACGGGTGCAGAGTTCATTTTCAGCGTGCGCAGCACGGTTGCACCAGAGCATTTGGTCATCGATGATGTGAATATCGAGACCGGTGCTGCACAGGGTGATACCCCGATCTATGACATCCAGTTCACCACGGCACCGGATGGAGCATCCCCTATGGAGAACCAATCCGTTTCCACTTCGGGTATCGTAACAGCAATTTTCCCTGCTGGTGGTGCTAACCCAGGCTACTTCCTACAAGATGGCCCGGGTCCTTGGAACGGCGTTTTTGTTTACGACAATACGAACATTCCAAGTTTGGGAGATGAGATCTCGTTAACAGCGACCGTTACGGAATACTTCACACTCACCGAATTGACGGGTGTAGTTGGATACACTGTTGAAAGCACTGGCAATCCACTTCCTGCAGCTTCATTCACGAGCACATTCGGTGCAGGTTCCGAGCAGTACGAGGGCGTATTGGTTACGGCCAACAATGCGAATTGCACGGATCCTTCCGCAGCCAATGGTCAATGGATCATTGACAATGGAACCGGTCCTTTATTCGTAAGTCCTTTGATCTACGACTACCCGAACCCTGCACAAGGAACACTGTATGACGTTACCGGACCAATATTCTACGCTTTCAGCGAGTGGAAGGTATTGCCACGTGACATCAATGATGTGGTCTTCGCAACCAGCATCGGCGAATTCGCAGGTAGCACGGTGACTGTGTTCCCGAACCCAGCGGATAACGCATTGACCATGGACCTCGGCAGCGTTAACGGTCGCACGGAATACACTGTAAGCGATGCAACCGGCCGTATTGTATTGACTGATATGGTGAACACGCAACGCAGCACTGTTGACGTAAGCGTACTCAGCAACGGCATCTATGTAGTGACCCTACGTAACGCTGATGCAATTTGGAGCACCCGTGTGCAGGTGCAGCACTAA
- a CDS encoding choice-of-anchor J domain-containing protein, which yields MTTRKKNPMNFKTIVLGLVAILTVVACKKEFDAPPIRTLPVGEVITLKQLRAMHVQNANHKFVGDTSIYAVVTADEVSGNLYKTVYAQDDSAAIVLKLVSSGGIYIGDSIRIVLKGTFLNDYNGMVQLDSVNVDNNVVKQATQVFKTPELVTISELAQSYTPRWDHPFQGKLVMLDSVQFVTGEAIGSTYSVGQTTVNRNIENCIGQSVFVRNSGYSNFATNPLPQGRGTFVGVLGTFDTDAQLYIRNINEIQLNGPRCNGEVLPIFNKDFGDGSMISGGWTQQAVIGNIPWTYSTLGGGQYGLCKNYFGTNTACESWYISPSIDLSNTNAPVLTFQNASNYTGAQLELLFSTDYVGGAPSSATWSPIQFTLSSGGFVWISSGTISLLPYMQSNFHLAFKYVGSNFDGKTWEIDDIRISDQ from the coding sequence ATGACCACACGAAAGAAGAATCCCATGAATTTTAAGACCATTGTACTTGGCCTCGTTGCCATATTGACCGTAGTGGCCTGCAAGAAGGAATTCGACGCGCCACCGATCCGGACGTTACCTGTTGGCGAGGTAATCACCCTCAAGCAATTGCGAGCCATGCATGTTCAGAATGCCAATCACAAGTTCGTAGGTGACACGTCGATCTACGCAGTGGTAACAGCTGATGAAGTTTCCGGCAACCTGTATAAAACAGTCTATGCACAGGACGATTCTGCCGCAATCGTTCTTAAGCTGGTATCTTCTGGAGGGATCTACATTGGAGATAGTATACGCATTGTGCTTAAGGGCACCTTTCTTAACGACTATAATGGCATGGTCCAGCTAGATAGTGTTAATGTGGACAACAACGTTGTGAAACAAGCAACCCAGGTCTTTAAAACACCGGAATTGGTTACTATTTCAGAGCTTGCTCAGAGTTATACACCCCGCTGGGACCACCCATTTCAAGGCAAATTGGTCATGTTGGATTCCGTTCAATTCGTAACCGGTGAGGCAATTGGCTCTACATATTCTGTCGGACAGACTACTGTGAACCGGAACATTGAGAACTGCATCGGTCAATCCGTATTCGTGCGCAATAGTGGTTATTCCAACTTTGCAACGAATCCACTTCCTCAGGGTCGTGGAACGTTCGTTGGTGTCCTTGGTACATTTGATACGGATGCACAACTGTACATACGGAACATTAACGAGATCCAACTGAACGGTCCGCGTTGTAACGGCGAGGTACTTCCCATTTTCAATAAGGATTTTGGAGATGGTAGCATGATATCCGGCGGATGGACACAACAGGCCGTGATCGGAAATATCCCATGGACATACAGCACACTGGGGGGAGGACAATATGGTCTCTGCAAGAATTACTTTGGGACAAATACGGCCTGTGAATCATGGTACATTTCACCTTCCATAGATCTTTCTAATACGAATGCTCCTGTTTTGACATTCCAGAATGCGAGCAACTATACTGGAGCTCAACTGGAATTGTTATTTTCAACGGACTATGTTGGAGGTGCACCTTCTTCTGCAACGTGGAGTCCGATTCAATTCACGCTTAGTTCAGGTGGGTTTGTTTGGATTTCTAGTGGAACAATAAGTCTTTTACCATACATGCAATCCAACTTCCATTTGGCATTCAAATATGTTGGTTCCAACTTCGATGGCAAGACATGGGAGATCGATGACATTCGGATCTCTGACCAATAA
- a CDS encoding TonB-dependent receptor plug domain-containing protein encodes MQTPLPENASGSTGSATQRISLSGAVSAVCAILFLAIGTLSAQVDSTTLELPPDTTIVPDRQTPIITVTADDLDSELGGQDVSGILQSSRDIFISTAGFNFGSARFRIRGYDSDNTLVTMNGVMVNDLESGWASWSDWGGLNDVTRYTSVTAGVGPTNFNFGSIGGTSDINIRPGAVRKGIRVSYASANRSYNNRIMLSGSTGVMKNGWNVSFSGSRRWAQEGYVPGTPFNAYAYYLAAEKQLSKKHAVSFAGFGAPIVRGRQGLAIQEAYDLAGTNYYNPNWGYQDGEVRNARMTFDHKPLVMASHIFTPTDSVTLTTTVFYAFGRDGSTQLNWFDAQDPRPDYYRYLPSYNALQDPGLAAQQAVSWSSDPSVQQLNWDQFYFANDKNLYTVENANGSGTSVTGNRSKYIVEEQRADPKRIGLNSVYRKNLLNNRNITVGLNFNRQSTHYFNVLDDLLGGDFWVDIDQFADRDFDDPIISQNDLSTPNKVAKEGDVIGWDYNIVTRATSLFGQYEKKWQKVEVYAAAHLAQTSFRRDGNVQNGRFPETSEGKGESQDFLTGGIKAGATYKITGRQFIVANAAYLNRPPSPRNSFLSARTRPDVIPGLQSESVYTGDIGYVVRYARLKARATFYYTKMMDQMWSRFYYNDEALTVVNYSMSGVDQINKGVEVGIEANLTSTIQMTAVYAGGDYRYSSRPLATITQNNSANTFAENRVIYWENYKVGGMPQTAASVGLRYNHPKFWFVGFNANYFGNIYLDPNPDRRTAEAIGNYVDSDPQVAQLLDQVQLDDNYTVDAFAGKSWMIQRKYRIALNISVSNILNNQDFKVGGFEQLRYDRTNVDKFPPKFSYLYGRNYFAMLTFSF; translated from the coding sequence ATGCAAACACCCTTACCCGAAAACGCATCAGGCAGCACCGGAAGCGCGACCCAACGTATTTCCTTGAGCGGAGCGGTAAGTGCGGTATGCGCGATCCTGTTCCTTGCGATCGGTACGTTGTCTGCACAAGTGGATAGTACCACGTTGGAGCTTCCACCGGACACCACTATTGTACCGGACCGCCAGACACCGATCATTACCGTTACTGCGGATGATCTTGATTCCGAACTAGGTGGGCAGGACGTTTCGGGTATCCTGCAATCGTCACGGGATATTTTTATTTCAACTGCGGGATTCAACTTCGGTTCCGCGCGTTTCCGTATTCGCGGTTACGATAGCGATAACACCTTGGTCACCATGAACGGCGTTATGGTCAACGACCTGGAATCGGGGTGGGCCAGTTGGAGCGATTGGGGCGGACTGAACGATGTGACCCGCTACACCTCAGTAACTGCTGGTGTGGGACCTACGAATTTCAACTTCGGCAGTATCGGCGGTACATCCGATATCAACATCCGTCCCGGTGCGGTAAGAAAAGGCATCCGTGTTTCTTATGCCTCAGCGAATCGTTCGTACAACAACCGGATCATGTTATCTGGCAGTACCGGTGTGATGAAGAATGGTTGGAACGTTAGCTTTTCCGGCTCACGTCGATGGGCGCAGGAAGGTTACGTGCCTGGCACACCGTTCAACGCCTATGCGTATTACCTGGCTGCGGAAAAGCAATTGAGCAAGAAACACGCGGTGAGCTTCGCTGGTTTCGGAGCACCGATCGTACGCGGTCGTCAAGGCTTGGCCATCCAGGAGGCCTACGACCTTGCTGGCACAAATTATTACAACCCGAATTGGGGCTACCAGGATGGCGAAGTGCGCAATGCGCGGATGACCTTCGATCATAAACCATTGGTGATGGCAAGCCACATCTTCACACCTACCGATAGTGTTACGTTGACCACTACCGTGTTCTATGCTTTCGGAAGGGATGGATCAACGCAGTTGAACTGGTTCGATGCACAGGATCCACGACCGGACTATTACCGTTATCTGCCAAGCTACAATGCACTACAGGATCCCGGTCTTGCTGCACAACAAGCGGTATCCTGGAGTAGTGACCCAAGCGTACAACAGCTCAACTGGGACCAGTTCTACTTCGCGAACGATAAGAATTTGTACACCGTTGAGAATGCGAACGGCTCTGGCACGTCCGTTACCGGGAACCGGAGCAAATACATTGTTGAAGAGCAACGTGCAGACCCGAAGCGGATCGGACTCAATAGCGTTTACCGAAAGAACCTGCTCAACAACCGGAACATTACTGTCGGATTGAATTTCAATCGTCAAAGCACCCATTATTTTAACGTTCTGGATGACCTCTTAGGTGGAGACTTCTGGGTGGATATCGACCAATTCGCGGATCGCGATTTCGATGACCCGATCATCTCCCAGAACGACTTGAGCACACCGAACAAGGTAGCAAAAGAAGGTGATGTTATCGGATGGGATTACAACATTGTAACGCGCGCTACGAGCCTGTTCGGTCAGTACGAAAAGAAATGGCAGAAGGTAGAAGTTTATGCAGCTGCGCATTTGGCACAAACCTCGTTCCGCAGAGATGGCAATGTGCAAAATGGTCGCTTCCCTGAAACATCGGAAGGCAAAGGCGAGAGCCAGGATTTCTTGACCGGTGGTATTAAAGCAGGAGCTACATACAAGATCACAGGTCGCCAGTTCATTGTAGCCAATGCTGCTTATTTGAACCGCCCACCGTCACCGCGGAATTCGTTCCTATCTGCACGTACCCGTCCGGATGTGATCCCTGGTCTCCAGAGCGAATCCGTTTATACCGGTGATATCGGTTACGTGGTGCGGTACGCTCGACTAAAGGCACGTGCGACGTTCTACTACACCAAAATGATGGACCAGATGTGGAGCCGCTTCTACTACAATGACGAAGCGTTGACCGTGGTGAACTACAGCATGAGCGGTGTGGACCAGATCAACAAAGGCGTGGAAGTAGGTATCGAAGCGAACTTGACCAGCACGATCCAAATGACAGCGGTATATGCCGGTGGCGATTATCGGTATTCCAGCCGTCCGTTGGCCACGATCACTCAGAACAACAGTGCGAACACATTCGCAGAGAACCGCGTGATCTACTGGGAGAACTACAAAGTCGGTGGCATGCCACAGACCGCTGCCTCGGTCGGTCTCCGGTACAACCATCCTAAATTCTGGTTCGTTGGTTTTAACGCGAACTACTTCGGTAACATTTATTTGGACCCCAACCCGGACCGCCGCACGGCTGAAGCTATCGGCAACTACGTGGATAGCGACCCGCAAGTGGCCCAATTATTGGACCAAGTGCAGTTGGATGACAACTACACCGTGGACGCTTTCGCTGGCAAATCGTGGATGATCCAGCGGAAATACCGGATCGCATTGAATATCTCCGTGAGCAATATCCTGAACAACCAGGACTTCAAAGTAGGCGGTTTCGAGCAATTGCGTTACGACCGCACCAACGTAGACAAATTCCCCCCGAAGTTCAGCTACCTCTATGGCCGCAATTACTTCGCAATGCTTACCTTCAGTTTCTAA
- a CDS encoding polyprenol monophosphomannose synthase: protein MNTRLVIIPTFNEKENIRDIIAHVLGLATLFDVLVVDDGSPDGTGALVKGMMQEHPDRVHLIERSGKLGLGTAYIKGFKWAIEKKYDYIFEMDADFSHDPNDLLRLYQACADGADMSVGSRYVKGGKVKDWSWDRVMLSVGASMYVRAILWLGVRDTTAGFVCYKRHVLEKLALDHVRFIGYAFQIEMKYRVRLAGFKIKEVPITFIDRVKGKSKMNSGIFKEAIIGVMQMRMGLKR, encoded by the coding sequence GTGAACACCCGTTTGGTCATAATCCCCACTTTTAATGAGAAAGAGAATATCCGCGACATCATTGCGCATGTCCTGGGTTTGGCGACGTTATTCGATGTGCTGGTAGTTGATGATGGTTCGCCCGATGGGACAGGGGCGCTTGTGAAGGGGATGATGCAGGAACATCCGGACCGCGTACACCTGATCGAACGCAGCGGAAAACTTGGTTTGGGTACCGCATACATCAAAGGGTTCAAATGGGCGATCGAGAAGAAGTATGACTACATCTTCGAGATGGATGCGGACTTCAGTCATGATCCCAATGATCTTTTGCGTTTGTACCAGGCTTGTGCAGATGGTGCGGATATGTCCGTTGGCTCCCGTTATGTGAAAGGGGGAAAGGTGAAGGATTGGTCCTGGGACCGCGTGATGCTCAGTGTAGGCGCGAGCATGTACGTAAGGGCAATACTTTGGTTGGGTGTGCGCGATACCACTGCCGGTTTCGTGTGCTACAAACGCCATGTGCTGGAGAAGTTGGCCTTGGATCATGTGCGCTTTATCGGTTATGCATTCCAGATCGAAATGAAATACCGCGTGCGTCTCGCTGGATTCAAGATCAAAGAGGTTCCGATCACGTTCATCGATCGTGTGAAGGGAAAGAGCAAAATGAATTCCGGTATCTTTAAGGAAGCAATCATTGGTGTGATGCAGATGCGCATGGGTTTGAAACGATAG